Proteins from a single region of Bdellovibrio bacteriovorus HD100:
- a CDS encoding 3-deoxy-D-manno-octulosonic acid transferase: protein MSALIFYFYKFAIVPLAYLLLQLLRPFLQGKLREMIEDKNKGFYKIKKAGSEADIAQARPFWIHAASGEIEYARPVIRELKKQHPNIPVLVTYSSPSAKKILESLHDVDVWCALPWDLDFQMQDFIKRWNPRVLLFSRTDVWPVLVSVTRKMGIPSALFSATFADNSSRLKGITRHLTRYSLNHLSEIHCVSAEDIQNLDTLGLKVPMLVSGDTRFDQVFHRLENPKALKNQLIPSPEDFVFIAGSTWGEDELVLLPALEKMKGIYMRVILAPHETTPAHLEHLENQMKALGLSYVRYSQTEEWPAGSILLVDQVGILAELYTWADIAFIGGSFKKQVHSVMEALAAGLPVMVGPHHRNNREALFYQKKNYSSGMIVQVVHSSADIAVLLQRMKKQQEQIPHIKEEIRSEIGKNRNSTQRVLSAIEKVIS, encoded by the coding sequence ATGAGTGCTTTGATTTTCTATTTCTATAAATTCGCCATCGTCCCTCTGGCTTATTTACTTCTGCAGCTTTTGCGCCCGTTTTTGCAAGGCAAGCTGCGCGAGATGATCGAGGACAAGAACAAAGGCTTTTATAAAATCAAGAAAGCTGGCAGCGAAGCTGATATTGCCCAGGCACGCCCTTTCTGGATTCACGCGGCCAGTGGCGAAATTGAATATGCCCGTCCGGTGATCCGTGAACTAAAAAAACAACACCCGAACATTCCGGTTCTGGTGACGTATTCTTCCCCTTCAGCAAAAAAGATTCTGGAAAGCCTGCATGACGTGGATGTGTGGTGCGCCCTTCCCTGGGATCTGGATTTCCAGATGCAGGACTTTATCAAACGCTGGAACCCGCGGGTTTTGCTTTTCTCGCGCACCGATGTGTGGCCCGTGCTGGTGTCAGTGACTCGCAAAATGGGGATTCCGTCGGCGCTGTTTTCGGCGACCTTTGCGGATAATTCTTCCCGCCTGAAGGGAATCACCCGCCATCTGACCCGTTATTCTTTGAATCATCTTTCAGAGATTCACTGTGTGTCGGCGGAAGACATTCAGAATCTGGATACACTGGGGCTGAAAGTCCCGATGCTGGTCAGCGGTGACACTCGCTTTGATCAGGTCTTCCACCGTCTTGAAAATCCAAAAGCTTTGAAGAATCAACTGATCCCAAGCCCTGAAGACTTTGTCTTTATCGCAGGCAGCACCTGGGGCGAAGACGAACTTGTCCTTTTGCCGGCCTTGGAAAAGATGAAGGGTATTTACATGCGCGTGATCTTGGCGCCGCATGAAACCACGCCCGCCCACCTGGAACATCTGGAAAACCAGATGAAAGCTTTGGGACTTTCTTATGTGCGTTACTCCCAAACGGAAGAATGGCCGGCAGGAAGTATTCTGCTGGTGGATCAAGTCGGCATTCTGGCTGAACTTTACACTTGGGCCGACATCGCCTTTATCGGCGGATCGTTCAAGAAACAAGTACACAGCGTGATGGAAGCTCTGGCCGCCGGATTGCCAGTCATGGTGGGACCACATCATCGCAATAACCGCGAAGCTTTGTTCTATCAGAAAAAGAATTATTCATCCGGCATGATTGTGCAGGTGGTTCATTCCTCGGCGGACATCGCTGTGCTGCTGCAAAGAATGAAAAAGCAACAAGAACAGATCCCGCACATCAAAGAGGAGATCAGATCCGAAATCGGCAAGAACCGAAACTCCACGCAACGAGTTCTTTCAGCCATTGAAAAAGTCATTTCCTGA
- a CDS encoding THUMP domain-containing class I SAM-dependent RNA methyltransferase yields MNRFFVATPLDFEKLALAEMKEVWPFLLGKDAKPHSLPFPEVTVLEGGFEFETELFIGLQLNFFLKTANRVLLRMTSFKAKDLPKFYQKFKALPWIDFLPHAHVEWEVAAQKSRLNNEKRLQESAEAALTEIFKGVKGKETCASIYIRMDDDNCTISLDSTGEHLHKRGWATLKGEAPLRETLAAILLKEIIGNSNPAETAQITLLDPMMGSGTFLCEARALWAGQFVRDFAFKKWKRAPKLFQSSSFALNYKLPATHPFKAYVGFDIDADMIPAAEGNFSEVERQLQAVQKAAFVKAPHKFIHGNSLEASEDVGPSWLVVNPPYGERLPVAGSGGLKALAKLLCERHKPLKLGILYPEKERLGTVPAGYKLLKEVKINNGGLRCLFTVLTRL; encoded by the coding sequence ATGAATCGTTTTTTTGTTGCGACACCGCTGGATTTTGAAAAGTTGGCTTTGGCTGAAATGAAAGAAGTTTGGCCGTTCCTTTTGGGGAAAGATGCCAAACCTCATTCTTTGCCGTTTCCGGAAGTCACGGTGCTTGAGGGCGGTTTTGAATTCGAGACAGAATTGTTCATTGGTCTGCAGCTGAATTTCTTCCTGAAGACGGCCAATCGTGTGTTGCTGCGAATGACTTCATTCAAAGCGAAAGATCTTCCCAAGTTCTATCAAAAATTCAAAGCCCTGCCGTGGATCGATTTTCTGCCTCACGCCCATGTCGAGTGGGAAGTGGCGGCGCAAAAAAGCCGTTTGAACAACGAAAAGCGCCTGCAGGAAAGTGCCGAAGCCGCCCTGACTGAAATTTTTAAAGGTGTTAAAGGCAAAGAAACCTGCGCCAGCATTTACATCCGCATGGATGATGACAATTGCACGATCAGTCTTGATTCCACGGGTGAACATCTGCACAAGCGCGGCTGGGCCACACTAAAAGGGGAAGCCCCTCTGCGTGAGACTTTGGCGGCGATCCTGTTAAAGGAAATCATCGGCAACAGCAACCCGGCAGAGACGGCGCAAATCACTCTATTGGATCCAATGATGGGTTCAGGCACCTTTCTGTGCGAGGCGCGCGCCCTGTGGGCCGGGCAGTTTGTTCGGGACTTTGCCTTCAAAAAATGGAAGCGCGCCCCGAAGCTTTTCCAGTCTTCCAGTTTTGCTTTGAACTATAAGCTGCCTGCGACTCATCCGTTTAAGGCTTATGTGGGTTTTGATATTGATGCTGATATGATCCCGGCCGCGGAGGGAAACTTCAGCGAAGTGGAACGTCAGCTTCAGGCCGTGCAAAAGGCGGCATTTGTGAAAGCGCCTCACAAGTTTATTCATGGCAATTCTCTGGAGGCCAGTGAGGATGTGGGGCCTTCGTGGTTGGTGGTGAATCCGCCTTACGGAGAGCGTCTTCCGGTGGCCGGAAGCGGGGGGCTGAAGGCCCTGGCCAAGCTTCTCTGTGAGCGTCATAAGCCCTTGAAACTGGGTATTCTTTACCCTGAAAAAGAGCGTCTTGGGACGGTGCCAGCCGGCTATAAACTGCTTAAAGAGGTTAAAATCAACAATGGCGGCTTGCGCTGCCTGTTCACAGTTTTGACACGTCTGTAA
- a CDS encoding tRNA threonylcarbamoyladenosine dehydratase, with protein sequence METTQSPNLPQPQETEYVLHRRFDRMGRLVGDEVMKRLFNTHVMVIGLGGVGSWAAESLARSGVGKLTIIDFDEICITNANRQLHALQGLVGKKKAEVMGERLRKINPQNTVTVIPEFYNAENSEMMLSHKPDYIVDAIDNLTAKTHLLATCRERGIKVITSGGSAAKMDPLRIKKADLADTYVDPMAAQVRKMLRQKYDFPEKNFGIPCIFSDETPIQPVELKYDNGQGFKCVCPKGQNDLHSCDSRNVIWGTASYVTGAFGLAMASHIVNEIHAQVWAEAKA encoded by the coding sequence ATGGAAACCACACAATCACCTAATTTGCCTCAACCTCAAGAAACTGAGTACGTTTTGCACCGCCGTTTCGATCGTATGGGGCGCCTGGTTGGAGACGAGGTGATGAAACGCCTTTTCAACACTCACGTGATGGTGATTGGTTTGGGCGGCGTGGGCTCTTGGGCTGCGGAATCCCTGGCTCGTTCGGGCGTCGGCAAGCTGACGATCATCGATTTCGATGAAATCTGCATCACCAACGCCAACCGCCAGTTGCATGCTTTGCAAGGCCTGGTGGGTAAAAAGAAGGCCGAAGTGATGGGCGAGCGTCTGCGCAAAATCAACCCGCAGAACACCGTCACTGTGATTCCGGAATTCTACAACGCTGAAAACTCGGAAATGATGTTGTCCCATAAGCCGGACTATATTGTGGATGCCATCGACAACCTGACGGCAAAAACCCACTTGCTGGCGACCTGCCGCGAGCGTGGTATCAAAGTCATCACTTCCGGTGGTTCTGCGGCGAAGATGGATCCACTTCGCATCAAGAAGGCGGACTTGGCTGATACGTATGTTGATCCCATGGCCGCTCAAGTACGAAAAATGCTGCGCCAGAAATATGATTTCCCGGAAAAGAATTTCGGCATTCCTTGCATCTTCTCGGATGAAACTCCGATTCAGCCGGTGGAGCTGAAATACGACAACGGTCAGGGTTTCAAATGCGTTTGCCCGAAAGGTCAAAACGATCTGCACAGCTGTGACAGCCGTAACGTGATCTGGGGAACTGCGAGCTATGTGACGGGGGCTTTTGGTTTGGCCATGGCTTCTCATATCGTGAATGAAATCCATGCTCAAGTTTGGGCGGAGGCAAAAGCATGA
- a CDS encoding endonuclease/exonuclease/phosphatase family protein, whose product MKNLLQLKNLTLALLLSLLVGCAVTFKKAEFSLPPKAADEVSVMSFNVENLFDTTHDENRNDYTYMPLAVKQKDPKIVQACKDTNDSSYRVSECLSTDWSEEQLDKKLQNLSKVVLGVDGNGPDVLMLIEVENENVLNIWNKKYLQKAGYSTVVLIEGPDKRGIDLGLMSRLPVVGKPVLHPIPWKPKNDEDKKWMEASRGVLEVTLKAPNGDPITFLTAHFPSQANPTYWRQQAAEFVAKLIKDKGPDTMVIAGGDLNITHEEESKENIFRDTFSPVGDVSHFVGCKECPGTHNYRKSWSFLDAHIYSKALLEKGSGSYKMEPGTIDVIRYDEVHLKKGKYPLRWDYDRQIGVADHFPLYVRLKQRGPAKAPVKDEAPAKAVKPAKDAKKTKKK is encoded by the coding sequence ATGAAAAATTTACTGCAACTTAAGAACCTGACCCTTGCTCTTCTTCTGTCCCTTCTTGTTGGCTGTGCCGTCACCTTCAAAAAGGCCGAGTTTAGCCTACCACCGAAGGCCGCTGACGAGGTTTCCGTGATGTCGTTCAACGTCGAAAATCTGTTCGACACGACCCACGATGAAAACCGCAATGACTACACTTATATGCCATTGGCGGTGAAACAGAAGGATCCGAAAATCGTTCAAGCCTGCAAAGACACCAACGACAGCTCTTACCGCGTGTCCGAGTGCCTTTCCACGGACTGGAGCGAGGAGCAGCTGGATAAAAAGCTGCAAAACCTAAGTAAGGTTGTACTGGGGGTAGACGGCAACGGCCCTGACGTTCTGATGCTGATCGAAGTTGAGAACGAAAACGTTCTGAACATCTGGAATAAAAAGTACCTGCAAAAAGCCGGTTACAGCACCGTGGTTCTGATCGAGGGCCCGGACAAGCGTGGTATCGACCTGGGCTTGATGTCCCGCCTGCCAGTGGTTGGAAAACCAGTCCTGCACCCGATTCCTTGGAAACCCAAAAACGATGAAGACAAAAAATGGATGGAAGCATCCCGTGGCGTTCTGGAAGTGACTTTGAAGGCGCCAAATGGCGATCCTATCACCTTCCTGACAGCCCACTTCCCGTCCCAGGCCAACCCGACTTACTGGCGTCAACAAGCTGCAGAGTTCGTGGCTAAATTGATCAAAGACAAGGGACCTGACACCATGGTTATTGCTGGTGGTGACTTGAACATCACCCACGAGGAAGAAAGCAAAGAAAACATCTTCCGCGACACCTTCAGCCCGGTGGGTGACGTTTCCCACTTCGTAGGCTGCAAAGAGTGCCCGGGCACCCACAACTATCGTAAGAGCTGGTCTTTCCTGGATGCGCACATCTATTCCAAAGCGCTTCTGGAAAAAGGCTCCGGCAGCTATAAAATGGAGCCAGGTACAATCGACGTGATCCGCTACGATGAAGTTCACTTGAAAAAGGGCAAGTACCCCCTGCGTTGGGACTATGACCGTCAAATCGGCGTGGCCGATCACTTCCCGCTGTATGTTCGTCTGAAGCAGCGTGGCCCGGCGAAAGCCCCGGTGAAGGATGAAGCTCCTGCCAAAGCAGTAAAGCCCGCTAAAGACGCTAAAAAGACGAAAAAGAAGTAG
- a CDS encoding glycosyltransferase family 9 protein → MLVRDPNSAKFLIIRFSSFGDVVQTLSVPSAIKETYPNAEIHWITRKDMAPLLKNHPNIQRIWEFDRKAGLSGLIKLCLQMRKEGFTHIYDAHNNMRSRVISWILRPLGILGVGPKFIRRSIRRWKRLLLFKFRINTFEMPFNGQRDLLEPLQPWGISRRAPAAPQIFPSEESFHKAREVLGHYAGSVALAPSAAFFLKRWPKEYWQELILLCPDQRFVLLGGPEDSFIEDIKAAAPERVLNLAGKCSLQVSSSVVGLSAALISNDTGLLHVAEQLGQKTIALMGPAPFGFPSRPSTRILEIELKCRPCSKHGQGPCVNKFKYHQCLVDITPQQVAMELKQLLQRNQP, encoded by the coding sequence ATGTTGGTACGGGACCCTAATAGTGCTAAATTTTTAATCATTCGCTTTTCCAGCTTTGGAGATGTCGTTCAGACTTTGAGCGTTCCTTCGGCTATCAAAGAAACCTATCCCAATGCCGAGATCCACTGGATCACCCGCAAGGACATGGCTCCTTTGCTGAAAAACCATCCCAACATCCAACGCATCTGGGAGTTTGATCGTAAGGCGGGCTTATCAGGCCTGATCAAGCTGTGTCTACAAATGCGCAAGGAAGGCTTCACGCACATATACGACGCCCACAACAACATGCGCTCCCGCGTGATTTCCTGGATTCTGCGTCCGCTGGGAATCCTGGGTGTGGGTCCGAAGTTCATCCGCCGTTCGATCCGTCGTTGGAAGCGTCTGCTGCTGTTTAAGTTCCGCATCAACACATTCGAGATGCCCTTCAACGGACAGCGCGATTTGCTGGAACCCCTGCAGCCCTGGGGCATTTCCCGCAGAGCGCCGGCAGCTCCGCAAATTTTCCCCAGCGAAGAAAGTTTCCACAAAGCCCGCGAAGTTCTGGGGCATTATGCCGGCTCCGTGGCCCTGGCTCCGTCCGCCGCGTTCTTTTTAAAACGCTGGCCGAAAGAATACTGGCAAGAGCTGATTCTGCTGTGCCCGGATCAGCGTTTTGTTCTGTTGGGTGGACCGGAAGATTCCTTTATCGAGGACATTAAAGCCGCGGCCCCTGAGCGAGTTTTAAATCTGGCTGGCAAGTGCTCTTTGCAAGTCAGTTCCAGCGTCGTGGGCTTGTCTGCGGCGTTGATCAGCAACGACACCGGGCTTTTGCACGTGGCCGAACAACTGGGGCAAAAAACCATCGCGTTGATGGGCCCTGCACCCTTTGGGTTCCCGTCCCGTCCGTCCACAAGAATTCTTGAAATTGAACTGAAGTGCCGGCCATGCAGCAAGCACGGTCAGGGCCCTTGTGTGAATAAGTTCAAATATCACCAGTGTCTGGTCGACATCACCCCACAGCAAGTGGCGATGGAACTAAAACAGCTGCTGCAACGGAACCAGCCATGA
- a CDS encoding DedA family protein — protein sequence MSQFAYQPGMVYAGLIAMMALSAVGFPLPEEVTLISVGILAFMGAHPAHFPPPYEGAPVVNVHTAAIIAFTAVVASDTLIYVIGRVFGRKLLYHPRVHKFFPEHMMKRVEEWTHKYGAYACGIFRFTPGLRFPGHLACGMLRYPVWKFLVIDGIAALISVPTQIYLLAHYGEPILKYLRQFKLVLFGIIGLLVIYFVAKKIHQRWAARAASR from the coding sequence ATGTCTCAGTTTGCGTATCAGCCGGGGATGGTTTACGCCGGTTTGATCGCGATGATGGCATTATCTGCCGTTGGTTTCCCGCTGCCGGAAGAAGTCACCCTGATTAGCGTGGGTATTTTGGCCTTTATGGGTGCCCACCCTGCGCATTTCCCGCCCCCTTATGAGGGCGCCCCTGTCGTCAATGTTCATACCGCCGCCATCATAGCCTTTACGGCCGTCGTGGCCAGTGACACCCTGATCTATGTGATAGGAAGGGTGTTTGGACGAAAGCTTCTGTATCACCCCAGAGTTCACAAGTTCTTCCCTGAGCACATGATGAAACGTGTGGAAGAGTGGACTCACAAATACGGCGCCTATGCTTGTGGTATCTTCCGTTTCACTCCGGGTTTGCGTTTCCCAGGGCACTTGGCCTGCGGGATGTTGAGATACCCAGTGTGGAAGTTCCTGGTTATCGACGGTATCGCGGCCTTGATCAGCGTGCCGACTCAGATTTACCTGCTGGCGCATTACGGAGAGCCGATCCTGAAGTACCTGCGTCAGTTCAAGCTGGTTCTTTTCGGAATCATCGGTCTTTTGGTTATTTACTTTGTCGCCAAGAAAATCCATCAGCGCTGGGCGGCCCGCGCTGCCAGTCGCTAA
- a CDS encoding RluA family pseudouridine synthase, protein MQSARGFEYGVRHILSPQAGGLCDVLLGNLELDREQIEFLLHLGAIYHNHQRTTEDSSVSVGDYIRVHTKPRRFTANDGQWRSRIVFENEHFVVTNKISGLPVHASVDNLHENLQSYLQQTLHQNVYVTHRLDVPTRGLIVYAKSPEFQTEFNKLLIAREMNKIYRARVQGHSLSTGLLQHYMEPSPRAPKVVSKELQPKWQECLLEILEFSKLENEMSEVRIKLHTGRTHQIRAQLSAEGHPIVGDVAYGAVKVWDEERIELEACELAFTNPLTGEHHEFKI, encoded by the coding sequence ATGCAGAGTGCCAGAGGATTTGAATACGGAGTTAGACATATATTAAGCCCCCAAGCGGGTGGGCTTTGTGATGTATTATTAGGCAATCTGGAACTTGATCGTGAACAAATTGAGTTTCTTCTGCATCTGGGTGCCATTTACCACAATCATCAGCGCACGACAGAAGATTCCTCGGTTTCTGTTGGCGACTATATCAGGGTCCACACTAAACCACGCCGATTCACCGCCAACGACGGTCAATGGAGATCCCGTATCGTCTTTGAGAACGAACACTTTGTCGTCACCAACAAAATCTCGGGCCTGCCGGTTCACGCGAGCGTTGATAATCTGCATGAAAATCTTCAGTCGTACTTGCAGCAGACTCTCCATCAAAACGTCTACGTCACTCACCGTCTGGATGTGCCCACGCGCGGATTGATTGTCTATGCGAAATCCCCTGAGTTTCAGACCGAGTTCAACAAATTGCTGATCGCGCGTGAAATGAACAAGATCTATCGCGCCCGCGTCCAGGGGCACAGCCTTTCCACCGGATTGCTGCAACATTATATGGAGCCCTCCCCGCGTGCACCGAAAGTGGTCAGCAAAGAACTGCAACCCAAGTGGCAGGAATGCCTTCTTGAGATTCTTGAGTTTTCAAAGCTAGAAAACGAAATGAGTGAAGTGCGCATCAAGCTTCACACCGGGCGCACGCATCAGATTCGCGCGCAGCTATCAGCAGAAGGTCATCCCATTGTGGGCGATGTGGCGTATGGAGCTGTGAAAGTCTGGGACGAGGAAAGAATCGAACTTGAAGCCTGTGAGCTGGCGTTTACCAACCCGCTCACAGGGGAACATCACGAATTTAAAATCTAG
- a CDS encoding class I SAM-dependent methyltransferase, with protein sequence MKIKIPYQDKITLGYSLARSAGFAAQQWTLPLFEFITTGAKKSHKALEPHKLRLAYRELFRLLKKDSENIAQGIYPVEVLKPETVARHFMRYPRIIYDGYSIAKRRKDKSAHDFDAEAENFMKDLPEYYQRNFHFQTGGYLTRESAELYEHQVEILFSGSADAMRRLIIPLVKQVHPGDGTGLHFLEVGAGTGRLTRFMKLAYPKAKITVLDLSYPYLKKAQDNLHEFDRLDFVQGAAEDLPFQDAKFDFVYSCFLFHELPHEIRRQVIREGFRVLKAGGCYGLVDSLQAEDTHDFEWALEQFPVDFHEPFYKNYTQNPMEGLLAAAGFEGLHKDQGFFAKALLARKPSE encoded by the coding sequence ATGAAGATCAAGATTCCTTATCAGGATAAAATCACACTTGGATACTCGTTGGCGCGATCCGCGGGCTTCGCAGCCCAGCAGTGGACCCTGCCGTTGTTTGAGTTTATCACCACGGGGGCCAAGAAGTCCCACAAGGCCCTGGAGCCACACAAACTGCGCCTGGCGTACCGCGAGCTTTTCCGACTGCTCAAAAAAGACAGCGAAAACATCGCGCAGGGGATTTATCCGGTTGAGGTTTTGAAGCCTGAAACTGTCGCCCGCCATTTTATGCGCTATCCGCGCATCATTTATGACGGCTATTCCATTGCCAAGCGCCGTAAAGACAAGTCCGCGCACGATTTTGATGCCGAAGCCGAAAACTTCATGAAGGATCTTCCGGAATACTATCAACGAAACTTCCACTTTCAGACCGGGGGCTATCTGACCCGGGAATCTGCGGAGCTTTACGAACATCAGGTCGAAATTCTTTTCTCGGGATCTGCGGATGCCATGAGACGTTTGATCATTCCTCTGGTGAAGCAGGTTCATCCGGGTGACGGCACAGGCTTGCATTTCCTCGAGGTGGGCGCGGGGACCGGGCGACTGACTCGTTTTATGAAGCTTGCGTATCCCAAGGCCAAAATCACTGTTCTGGATCTGAGTTATCCCTACTTAAAAAAGGCCCAGGATAATTTGCACGAATTTGATCGCCTGGATTTTGTGCAAGGGGCGGCGGAAGACCTGCCGTTCCAGGATGCCAAGTTTGATTTTGTTTACTCCTGCTTCCTGTTCCATGAGCTGCCTCACGAAATCCGCCGTCAGGTGATCCGGGAGGGCTTCCGGGTGCTGAAGGCGGGGGGATGTTATGGCCTTGTGGACTCATTGCAGGCCGAGGACACCCACGACTTTGAATGGGCGTTAGAGCAGTTTCCCGTGGATTTCCATGAGCCGTTCTACAAAAACTACACTCAGAATCCGATGGAAGGGCTGCTTGCAGCGGCCGGTTTTGAGGGGCTGCATAAGGATCAGGGATTTTTTGCCAAAGCCCTTTTGGCGCGTAAACCCTCAGAGTAG
- a CDS encoding TatD family hydrolase: MVGFGYWIDAHGHLADLRWQGQVDTIIDEARTKGIAFFMQGGVDPEDWQRQREIKARYPSHIGLCFGLHPYWVAAHDDDECEQALDLLAQALPEADGLGELGLDFRPNIMKDSMERQIGVFEQQLELGHITGKPLVLHLVQAHEESLKIMDVWGLPKQKGMVHSFNGSAYKAQEFLQRGLMLSIGGPVCRPDNQKLHQAVREIPLEQLLIESDSPDQGPPAYKGRLNPPESIWEVARTIGELKSLDPLEILDITTANFRRLFHGNHTIT, encoded by the coding sequence ATGGTTGGATTTGGCTATTGGATCGATGCTCACGGACACCTTGCGGACCTGCGATGGCAGGGACAGGTGGATACTATTATCGACGAGGCCCGCACCAAGGGCATCGCCTTCTTTATGCAGGGCGGGGTTGATCCCGAGGACTGGCAACGCCAGCGTGAAATCAAAGCTCGTTATCCCAGCCACATCGGCCTTTGTTTTGGACTGCACCCGTACTGGGTTGCGGCCCACGATGATGATGAATGTGAGCAGGCTCTGGATCTGCTGGCGCAGGCACTGCCCGAAGCCGACGGTTTGGGGGAGCTGGGCTTGGATTTCCGCCCCAATATCATGAAAGACTCCATGGAGCGGCAGATTGGCGTATTTGAGCAACAGTTGGAACTGGGACATATCACGGGGAAGCCCTTGGTTTTGCATCTGGTGCAGGCCCACGAGGAAAGTCTTAAGATCATGGACGTGTGGGGGCTGCCAAAGCAAAAAGGCATGGTACACTCGTTCAATGGCAGTGCTTATAAGGCGCAGGAGTTCCTGCAAAGGGGCCTTATGCTGTCCATTGGAGGCCCGGTGTGTCGCCCGGACAATCAGAAGCTGCATCAGGCGGTGCGTGAAATCCCCCTGGAACAGCTTTTAATTGAAAGTGACAGCCCGGATCAGGGGCCTCCTGCCTATAAAGGCCGCTTAAATCCCCCAGAAAGCATCTGGGAGGTGGCAAGAACTATAGGGGAGCTAAAATCACTTGATCCTCTGGAAATATTAGATATCACTACTGCAAACTTTCGGAGACTTTTTCATGGAAACCACACAATCACCTAA
- a CDS encoding deoxyhypusine synthase family protein yields MGPITQFIDHHYRHFNAAALKDAAKGYKLHMDNGGQMLVTLAGAMSTAELGLSLAEMIRQGKVHAISCTGANLEEDVFNLVAHNHYERIPNYRDLTPADEQKLLERHLNRVTDTCIPEEEAIRRIENVVLEYWQDADSKGESYFPHEFMYKILLSGKLEQYYQIDPKNSWLLAAAEKNLPMVVPGWEDSTLGNIFTGHIIKGDIKKSTTVKGGIEYMKTWAEWYMAASKRAPVGFFQIGGGIAGDFPICVVPMLEQDLGHEDIPLWSYFAQISDSTTSYGSYSGAIPNEKITWGKLSPTTPSYIVESDATIVAPLIFAYVMGK; encoded by the coding sequence ATGGGTCCTATTACTCAGTTTATCGATCATCACTACCGTCACTTCAACGCTGCTGCATTGAAAGATGCTGCTAAAGGCTACAAACTTCACATGGACAACGGTGGCCAGATGCTAGTGACTTTGGCAGGTGCCATGTCCACAGCAGAACTGGGTCTTTCTTTGGCTGAAATGATCCGCCAGGGTAAAGTTCATGCGATTTCTTGCACAGGTGCGAACCTTGAAGAAGACGTGTTCAACCTGGTTGCGCACAATCACTACGAGCGCATCCCGAACTACCGTGATTTGACTCCAGCTGACGAACAAAAGCTTCTGGAAAGACACTTGAACCGTGTTACTGACACCTGCATCCCTGAAGAAGAAGCCATCCGTCGTATCGAGAACGTGGTTCTTGAATACTGGCAGGATGCGGATTCTAAAGGTGAGTCTTATTTCCCGCACGAATTCATGTACAAAATCCTTCTTTCCGGCAAATTGGAACAGTACTACCAGATCGATCCAAAAAATTCCTGGTTGTTGGCTGCGGCTGAAAAGAACCTTCCAATGGTTGTTCCAGGTTGGGAAGATTCCACTTTGGGTAACATCTTCACTGGTCACATCATCAAAGGTGACATCAAAAAATCCACCACTGTTAAAGGTGGTATCGAGTACATGAAAACCTGGGCAGAGTGGTACATGGCGGCTTCCAAAAGAGCTCCCGTGGGCTTCTTCCAAATCGGCGGAGGTATCGCTGGTGACTTCCCAATTTGCGTTGTTCCAATGCTTGAACAAGACTTGGGTCACGAAGACATTCCTTTGTGGAGTTACTTCGCTCAGATCTCTGATTCCACAACTTCTTACGGTTCGTACTCTGGTGCGATCCCGAACGAAAAAATCACCTGGGGTAAATTGTCTCCAACAACTCCTAGCTACATCGTTGAATCCGATGCAACTATCGTTGCACCTTTGATCTTTGCTTACGTAATGGGTAAATAG